A single genomic interval of Gemmatimonadota bacterium harbors:
- a CDS encoding divergent polysaccharide deacetylase family protein, with protein MANRKSQRRSYSLNAVLVAAAVVLLVIAVWIMLYQNQARKVVDWLLDRPIPVAAPELEKTAAWKTDQQAFHAMEAALYGAFMNLQVTQDRIRVTAPRTVTAAGRWRPLERRIMVSSTYSLTECNLEIARAVVRAGGKVSRAEERTRTGELLFEITLDDDVTHRLNVIRDPAIQRKTARLAVVIAYTDGDQRGVVEGLSEFNRPLTFALFPWAYGANEMAAELTRGDHEVMALLPVQPASGTTGLPRRRSVSAAHSELTNRRVVEDALSTLPGAQGVLRYPAGRMDNEADVLAPVLDELGKRNLYYLDNPGGPGGQGGPGGQGAPGNGRGSGGPRGPENRGVESGRLRAWGVLDPLHNPVIISMNLDRASLSALDDSRAVVIADASPHTHQVLMDRMRYLEIRGIEFVRVSDLVDH; from the coding sequence ATGGCGAACAGAAAGAGCCAGCGCCGGTCGTACTCCCTGAATGCCGTCCTCGTTGCGGCCGCGGTCGTGCTGCTGGTCATCGCCGTGTGGATCATGCTGTATCAAAACCAGGCCAGGAAGGTCGTGGACTGGCTGCTGGACCGGCCTATCCCGGTTGCCGCGCCTGAGCTCGAAAAGACGGCTGCCTGGAAAACGGACCAGCAGGCGTTTCACGCAATGGAAGCGGCCCTGTACGGTGCGTTCATGAATCTGCAGGTCACGCAGGACAGGATACGGGTCACCGCGCCGCGCACCGTGACGGCGGCGGGCCGTTGGAGGCCCCTGGAACGAAGGATCATGGTATCGAGTACCTATTCGCTTACCGAATGCAATCTCGAGATCGCCAGAGCGGTCGTCCGGGCGGGCGGAAAGGTCTCCCGTGCGGAGGAACGGACCCGGACCGGGGAGTTGCTGTTCGAAATCACCTTAGATGACGACGTAACCCATCGCCTCAATGTAATCCGCGACCCGGCTATCCAGCGTAAAACCGCTCGACTTGCCGTCGTGATCGCTTATACGGACGGCGACCAGCGAGGCGTGGTCGAGGGACTTTCCGAATTCAACCGGCCCCTCACTTTCGCCCTGTTTCCCTGGGCGTACGGCGCAAACGAAATGGCTGCCGAGCTCACGCGCGGCGATCACGAGGTGATGGCGCTGCTGCCCGTTCAACCCGCGTCTGGCACCACCGGTCTGCCGCGCAGGAGATCCGTGTCTGCCGCGCACTCGGAGCTGACCAACCGTCGCGTCGTGGAAGACGCTCTTTCCACGCTGCCCGGGGCTCAGGGCGTCCTTCGCTATCCTGCCGGGCGAATGGACAATGAAGCTGATGTGCTGGCCCCCGTGCTGGACGAACTGGGCAAGCGAAACCTGTACTACCTGGACAACCCGGGCGGACCGGGCGGGCAAGGCGGTCCGGGCGGGCAAGGCGCACCGGGCAATGGACGCGGATCAGGCGGACCACGCGGGCCGGAGAACCGGGGCGTAGAAAGTGGCCGGCTTCGAGCCTGGGGCGTGCTCGACCCCTTGCACAACCCCGTGATCATTTCCATGAACCTGGACCGTGCGTCGCTTTCCGCCCTGGACGACTCACGCGCCGTCGTCATCGCCGATGCCAGTCCCCATACCCATCAGGTGCTGATGGACCGGATGAGGTATCTAGAAATCAGAGGGATCGAGTTCGTTCGGGTTTCCGACCTCGTGGACCATTGA
- a CDS encoding pyridoxine 5'-phosphate synthase yields the protein MVKLSVCVDQVADLRNIANRGEPDPMTAVMMSQVSGADAVTISWVADDSLYLGGEYDIIRQLVHTHLNLIVPPDLEALRSILTISPDMVTLVPEGYGHAGLNNDWAESSWPGGDSLERPVERMLNALQEKGILTSVLITPTASHVRQCAEFKADYVHLDASRFVQAADTEEKGRMYQEIAGTARTAARLNMGVSLGRGVDYRSAGDLAGIADVEELVVGYAVAVRAMTIGFEQAVRDLVGIIRHAPKSQADW from the coding sequence ATGGTAAAACTGAGTGTATGCGTAGACCAGGTCGCCGACCTGCGGAATATCGCAAATCGGGGGGAACCCGATCCCATGACCGCCGTTATGATGTCCCAGGTGAGCGGGGCCGACGCCGTAACGATTTCGTGGGTTGCCGACGATTCGCTCTACCTGGGCGGGGAATACGACATCATCAGGCAGCTCGTGCACACGCACCTCAACCTGATCGTGCCGCCTGACCTGGAAGCCCTGCGTAGTATCTTGACGATTTCGCCCGATATGGTTACCCTTGTTCCCGAGGGCTACGGGCACGCCGGCCTGAACAACGACTGGGCCGAATCGTCGTGGCCAGGAGGCGACTCCCTGGAACGGCCGGTGGAACGCATGCTGAACGCCCTGCAGGAAAAAGGGATCCTGACGAGCGTTTTGATCACGCCCACCGCTTCGCACGTCCGGCAATGCGCCGAATTCAAGGCAGACTACGTCCACCTTGACGCAAGCCGGTTCGTACAGGCCGCCGACACCGAAGAGAAGGGTCGGATGTACCAGGAAATCGCCGGTACGGCCAGGACCGCGGCACGGTTGAACATGGGCGTTTCCCTGGGAAGGGGCGTCGACTATCGGTCGGCGGGGGATCTGGCGGGTATCGCCGACGTGGAGGAATTGGTGGTGGGCTACGCCGTGGCCGTGCGGGCGATGACCATCGGGTTCGAGCAGGCCGTCCGCGACCTGGTAGGCATCATCCGCCACGCGCCGAAATCCCAGGCAGACTGGTAA
- the rsmA gene encoding 16S rRNA (adenine(1518)-N(6)/adenine(1519)-N(6))-dimethyltransferase RsmA, producing MLDPPEDLLASLRRSDFRPSRSKGQHFLHDTSIARRIIESAGVTKDTAVLEIGPGAGALTRHLVTMAGGVTAVEIDARLAGVLQKAYGRYDHLTIVNRDVLDMDLPDLMGKYGETGFVLVANLPYGITGPVLDRLIVHRGIFRCAVIMVQHEVGGRLTARPGTKAYGAITAIMAYHYAVESLFRVGGDRFVPRPAVDSVVLRLTPHERPPVTVRDADLLNVVIKSAFQHRRKMLHHAMNRLVPGSAGYLSDHTGIDLKRRGETLDLNEFAVLADALRTFRDHHEDDC from the coding sequence GTGCTCGATCCTCCCGAAGACCTGCTGGCCAGCCTGCGCCGATCGGATTTTCGCCCGTCCAGGTCGAAGGGGCAGCACTTCCTGCACGACACGTCCATCGCCCGCCGCATCATCGAATCGGCAGGCGTAACGAAGGATACGGCCGTACTTGAAATTGGTCCGGGGGCCGGCGCGTTGACCCGCCACCTCGTCACCATGGCCGGCGGCGTGACCGCCGTGGAAATCGATGCCAGGCTGGCAGGAGTCCTCCAGAAAGCCTACGGGCGATATGACCATCTGACCATCGTGAACCGCGACGTGCTCGATATGGACCTGCCCGACCTGATGGGGAAGTACGGCGAGACCGGGTTCGTACTCGTTGCCAATTTGCCCTACGGGATTACGGGTCCCGTACTTGACCGGCTGATCGTCCACCGTGGAATTTTCAGGTGTGCGGTCATCATGGTTCAGCACGAAGTTGGGGGACGCCTGACGGCGCGTCCGGGTACGAAAGCTTACGGCGCGATCACCGCCATCATGGCGTACCATTACGCCGTGGAATCGCTGTTCCGGGTGGGCGGCGACCGGTTCGTACCCCGTCCGGCGGTGGATTCGGTCGTCCTCCGGTTAACGCCCCATGAACGGCCGCCCGTTACGGTCAGGGACGCCGATCTGTTGAACGTCGTGATCAAGTCGGCCTTTCAACATCGGCGCAAGATGCTGCACCACGCGATGAATCGCCTGGTTCCAGGTTCCGCCGGCTATCTTTCGGACCATACCGGCATCGACCTGAAACGACGCGGGGAAACCCTGGACCTGAACGAGTTCGCGGTGCTTGCCGACGCGCTTCGGACCTTTCGGGACCACCACGAAGACGACTGCTGA
- a CDS encoding TatD family hydrolase — MLFDTHTHLTDEAFDHDRADVIQRALDAGVERMIAVGYDLESSRAAVTLAENRDSVYAAAGIHPCHVHEAREGDYREIEKLLEHPSVVAVGETGIDLHYDRSTYPLQETSFRSHMEWGGSMGLPVIVHDRDAHAEVMAMLDEFPGEETTAILHCFTGDAAMAERAVSMGCYLGFGGIATFKNSTVGEVISGLPPECLLVETDAPYLAPVPHRGRRNEPSYLVNTAEAVARHRDVSVDELARTTTQNANKVFRIH, encoded by the coding sequence TTGCTCTTCGATACGCATACCCATCTCACGGACGAAGCATTCGACCACGACCGCGCCGACGTGATCCAACGGGCGCTGGACGCTGGCGTGGAACGCATGATCGCAGTAGGGTACGACCTGGAGAGCAGCAGGGCCGCCGTGACCCTCGCAGAAAACCGGGATTCCGTGTACGCCGCCGCGGGCATCCACCCCTGCCACGTCCACGAAGCCCGTGAAGGGGACTACCGTGAAATCGAGAAACTGCTGGAACATCCGTCCGTAGTCGCCGTGGGCGAGACCGGCATCGACCTGCATTACGACCGGTCCACCTATCCGTTGCAGGAGACGTCGTTCAGAAGTCACATGGAGTGGGGCGGGAGCATGGGGCTGCCGGTGATCGTGCACGACCGGGATGCCCACGCCGAGGTCATGGCCATGCTGGACGAGTTCCCCGGTGAGGAAACGACCGCGATCCTGCACTGCTTTACCGGGGACGCCGCCATGGCCGAGAGGGCCGTTTCCATGGGATGCTACCTGGGGTTTGGCGGCATCGCGACGTTCAAGAACTCGACGGTGGGCGAGGTGATTTCCGGGTTGCCGCCGGAATGTTTACTTGTCGAAACGGACGCACCCTATCTCGCGCCCGTTCCCCACCGCGGACGACGGAACGAACCATCATACCTCGTAAACACGGCCGAAGCGGTCGCCCGTCACCGGGATGTTTCCGTGGATGAACTGGCGCGGACCACAACCCAGAACGCGAACAAGGTGTTTCGAATCCATTGA